In Herbaspirillum sp. WKF16, one genomic interval encodes:
- a CDS encoding MFS transporter has translation MLVGAFLPPLDFFIVNVALPSIRAGLGADPAEVQLVISGYAAVYAVFLITGGRLGDLYGRKRVFLAGLMGFGLSSTLCGFATSPAILIAGRLLQGLSAAIMAPQGLASIQALFPERERARALSMYGATIGLAAIAAQALGGLLIAANIGGLQWRVIFLINLPVVAIVFLGGIPLLPDTRSANPARLDRMGVLLCALSLGLLVVPLVKGPEAGWPWWTCLMLVSSPGFAIAFWRYELALTQRGGTPLVSPQLAKAPGLVVALTGVLFFYVVSAFFLTFSIYLQEAIGKSAFSTGLMFVPCGLGFLIGPLTTPAATRWFGRWTPVLGMALEVVGCLVLSAVVATTPVAHAPALAGVVVALSLIGFGQGIAVPTLVRSVIDRAPTGGSGMVAGIVNSALQISAALGVAIIGSVFFSLAGSGHTPSSLAHAFSWAMLCVAASLTAAALLVARASRTHEDAVKAAISDQSA, from the coding sequence TTGCTGGTCGGCGCATTCCTGCCGCCGCTCGATTTTTTCATTGTCAATGTCGCGCTCCCGTCGATTCGCGCCGGGTTGGGCGCGGATCCCGCTGAGGTGCAATTGGTGATATCCGGTTACGCGGCCGTCTATGCGGTGTTCTTGATTACCGGCGGACGGCTGGGAGACCTGTACGGACGAAAGAGGGTGTTTCTCGCAGGCTTGATGGGCTTTGGCCTGTCGTCAACGCTATGCGGTTTTGCGACTTCACCTGCGATATTGATCGCCGGACGGCTCTTGCAAGGCTTGAGCGCGGCGATCATGGCGCCGCAAGGATTGGCATCGATTCAAGCGCTTTTCCCCGAGCGCGAGCGGGCCCGGGCGTTGAGCATGTATGGCGCGACCATCGGACTGGCAGCCATTGCCGCCCAGGCGCTCGGCGGACTGCTGATCGCTGCCAATATTGGCGGCCTCCAATGGCGCGTCATCTTTCTGATCAACTTGCCGGTCGTGGCAATCGTATTCCTCGGAGGGATTCCCTTGTTACCCGATACGCGCAGCGCCAATCCTGCGCGACTGGATCGGATGGGAGTGCTTTTGTGCGCACTCTCGCTGGGCCTGCTGGTGGTGCCGCTGGTGAAGGGGCCGGAGGCCGGCTGGCCGTGGTGGACTTGTCTGATGCTGGTTTCGTCGCCAGGATTCGCCATCGCATTCTGGCGTTACGAGCTGGCACTCACACAACGCGGCGGAACTCCGCTGGTGAGTCCTCAACTGGCCAAGGCGCCAGGCCTCGTGGTCGCGCTGACCGGTGTGCTGTTCTTCTACGTGGTCTCGGCATTCTTTCTTACCTTCTCCATTTACCTGCAGGAGGCCATCGGGAAGAGCGCCTTTTCAACCGGGTTGATGTTTGTTCCTTGCGGCCTGGGTTTTCTGATCGGACCGTTGACGACACCAGCGGCGACTCGTTGGTTTGGGCGCTGGACGCCGGTATTGGGAATGGCGCTTGAGGTGGTTGGCTGCCTGGTCCTCAGTGCGGTGGTGGCCACTACACCCGTTGCGCATGCGCCGGCATTGGCAGGTGTCGTGGTGGCGCTGTCGCTGATCGGCTTCGGGCAGGGAATAGCCGTGCCGACCCTGGTGCGATCGGTGATCGATCGCGCCCCAACGGGCGGTTCCGGCATGGTGGCCGGCATTGTGAATTCCGCCTTGCAAATCAGCGCCGCGCTTGGCGTGGCAATCATTGGCAGCGTGTTTTTCAGCCTGGCCGGCTCCGGCCACACTCCGTCTTCCCTGGCGCATGCCTTCAGCTGGGCAATGCTATGCGTCGCCGCCAGCTTGACGGCGGCTGCGCTCCTGGT
- a CDS encoding TetR/AcrR family transcriptional regulator — translation MSLSDTPSGPGRPREFEIDAAVESAMQVFWTRGYHGTSLVDLIDGTGLSRGSLYKAFGDKHGLFLFALDRYISQSLVRLLCTLQKPGSAKAAIRETVTRLAELSCKKEGRRGCMLVATATEMVPHDDAIAERVNAMIDRIRHAYAEAIVRGQASGEIAPHHDAQALATLIVCLTHGMRTLGKVGAVDKQINALVDSAMRLLD, via the coding sequence ATGAGCTTATCCGATACCCCATCCGGACCAGGACGTCCGCGCGAATTTGAGATTGACGCCGCCGTCGAATCTGCGATGCAGGTCTTCTGGACGCGTGGCTATCACGGCACATCGCTTGTCGACCTGATTGATGGCACCGGTTTGTCGCGCGGCAGTCTCTACAAGGCTTTCGGCGATAAGCATGGTCTGTTTCTTTTCGCCCTCGACCGCTACATTTCCCAATCGCTCGTACGCTTGCTCTGCACCCTCCAAAAACCCGGATCGGCGAAGGCCGCAATACGGGAAACGGTGACACGCCTGGCGGAATTGTCTTGCAAGAAAGAGGGCCGTCGCGGCTGCATGCTGGTGGCGACGGCGACTGAAATGGTCCCGCACGACGACGCCATCGCTGAACGTGTCAACGCCATGATCGACCGCATCCGCCATGCGTATGCGGAAGCAATCGTACGTGGGCAGGCGAGCGGGGAAATTGCTCCGCACCACGATGCCCAGGCATTGGCAACGCTGATTGTTTGCCTGACCCACGGCATGCGGACACTTGGAAAGGTTGGCGCTGTAGACAAACAAATCAATGCGCTTGTCGACTCGGCGATGCGGCTGCTCGACTGA
- a CDS encoding alkene reductase — protein MPTLFDPVKFGTLRASNRAVMAPLTRARATREHVPTAIMADYYAQRASAGLIIGEATGISRQGIGWPYAPGIWSDEQVQAWKPVTQAVHKQGGLIVAQLWHMGRMAHSAVTGVQPVSSSATAMTGEAHTYNGKSPFEIARPMTLEEIPGLVDDYVRAARNAMAAGFDGVQIHAANGQLLDQFLRDSSNARNDRYGGSVENRVRLLIQVTQAVADAIGADRTAVRLSPNGESYGVDDSNPEPLFIATAQALDAIGIAFLELREPGPNGTFGATDVPRLSPVLRTHFRGPLVLNSDYDLARARRDLDSGLADAVSFGRPFLANPDLVERLRLGTPLNRDDMATYYSQQAEGYTDYPTLTSGKAAA, from the coding sequence ATGCCCACGCTGTTCGACCCCGTCAAATTCGGCACCCTGCGTGCATCCAACCGCGCCGTCATGGCGCCCCTGACCCGCGCCCGCGCCACGCGCGAACACGTGCCCACCGCCATCATGGCCGACTACTACGCACAACGCGCCTCGGCTGGCCTGATCATCGGCGAAGCCACCGGTATCTCGCGCCAGGGTATCGGCTGGCCTTACGCGCCGGGCATCTGGTCCGACGAACAGGTGCAAGCGTGGAAGCCCGTCACGCAAGCGGTGCACAAGCAAGGCGGACTGATCGTGGCCCAACTGTGGCACATGGGCCGCATGGCGCATTCGGCCGTGACGGGAGTGCAGCCGGTATCCTCCAGCGCCACCGCCATGACGGGCGAGGCCCACACCTACAATGGCAAGAGTCCCTTCGAGATTGCGCGCCCGATGACGCTGGAGGAAATCCCCGGCCTGGTCGACGACTACGTGCGCGCAGCCCGAAACGCGATGGCCGCCGGCTTCGACGGCGTCCAGATCCACGCCGCCAACGGCCAGCTACTGGATCAGTTCCTGCGCGACAGCAGCAACGCGCGCAATGACCGCTACGGCGGCAGCGTCGAAAATCGTGTGCGCCTGCTCATCCAGGTCACGCAGGCGGTCGCCGACGCCATCGGCGCCGATCGCACCGCAGTGCGCCTGTCGCCCAACGGCGAAAGCTACGGCGTGGACGACAGCAATCCCGAACCGCTGTTCATTGCAACCGCGCAAGCGCTGGACGCTATCGGCATCGCCTTCCTGGAGCTGCGCGAGCCGGGTCCGAACGGCACCTTCGGCGCCACCGACGTGCCGCGACTGTCGCCAGTGCTGCGCACGCATTTCCGTGGCCCACTGGTGCTCAACAGCGACTACGACCTGGCGCGCGCCCGGCGCGACCTGGACAGCGGCCTGGCCGATGCCGTCAGCTTCGGACGTCCTTTCCTGGCCAATCCCGACCTGGTCGAACGACTGCGTCTCGGCACTCCGCTGAACCGGGACGACATGGCGACCTACTACAGCCAGCAGGCCGAGGGCTATACCGACTATCCCACGCTGACGAGCGGCAAGGCGGCTGCCTGA
- a CDS encoding LysR substrate-binding domain-containing protein, translated as MNKLLAMEVFVQVVDAGGFTRAAENMKFPKATVSTLVQSLETALAVKLLHRTTRHVSVTPDGAAYYERCVRILSDVRDTEESLSCTHMNPSGRLRVDAPTGLASEVIIPALPEFFAKYPSIQLELGCSDRPVDLLEEGVDCAVRGGELEDSNLIARRVGTMHYITCASPAYLARHGRPAHPCDLKHHRCVNYFSARTGKIFDWDFTRDGERIQVPMEGHIALNDSYAYTAAGLAGLGIVQMANFMLEPMIRAGRLVSVLDDWANDPMPVHAVYPHNRHLSAKVRVFVDWIADLFLSHPCMGKPSNPA; from the coding sequence ATGAACAAGCTCTTGGCGATGGAGGTATTTGTCCAGGTCGTCGACGCCGGCGGATTTACCCGCGCAGCCGAAAACATGAAATTTCCGAAGGCAACCGTCTCCACACTGGTGCAATCGCTGGAGACGGCGCTGGCCGTCAAGCTGCTGCACCGGACCACGCGCCATGTCAGCGTCACGCCAGACGGCGCCGCCTACTACGAGCGCTGCGTGCGCATCCTGTCCGACGTGCGCGACACCGAGGAATCGCTGTCCTGCACCCACATGAATCCTTCCGGGCGGCTGCGCGTGGACGCCCCCACCGGCCTGGCCAGCGAAGTCATCATCCCGGCGCTGCCGGAGTTCTTCGCGAAGTATCCGAGCATCCAGCTGGAGCTGGGCTGCAGCGACCGTCCGGTGGACCTGCTGGAGGAAGGCGTGGACTGCGCCGTACGCGGCGGCGAACTGGAAGACTCCAACCTGATCGCGCGCCGTGTCGGCACCATGCATTACATCACCTGCGCCTCGCCGGCCTATTTGGCTCGCCATGGCAGGCCGGCCCATCCCTGCGACCTGAAGCATCACCGCTGCGTGAATTATTTCTCCGCACGCACCGGCAAGATCTTCGACTGGGACTTCACGCGCGACGGCGAGCGCATCCAGGTCCCGATGGAAGGTCACATCGCGCTCAACGACAGCTATGCCTACACCGCAGCGGGGCTGGCGGGACTGGGCATCGTGCAGATGGCCAATTTCATGCTGGAGCCGATGATCAGGGCCGGACGCCTGGTGTCGGTACTGGACGACTGGGCCAACGACCCGATGCCGGTTCACGCCGTCTATCCGCACAACCGCCACCTGTCGGCCAAGGTGCGCGTGTTCGTCGACTGGATCGCCGACCTCTTCCTCAGCCATCCTTGCATGGGTAAGCCGTCAAATCCGGCATAG
- a CDS encoding LysR family transcriptional regulator: MQIFARVVEMHSFTRAAESLSLPSSRVTRAVKELEAFLGVRLLQRTTRHISLTPEGTHYYDHCRRLLADIEAVESGFPGSAGQPRGRLRVDMTLSLARLVVIPAIKDFHCRFPDVELTLTMNDRTVELVQEGIDCVIRAGTPEDSPTLVARRIGSFEWVTCASPDYLERHGAPRTLEDLSRHHAVGYLSTRTARPLEWHFVVDGEERFVRMRERLIVNDTDGYVACGLEGLGLIRAGSYMVRQHLTNGRLRRVLTAYSSPAVPLSVLYPKNRHLSPTVRAFADWVGEVLREAETGWRIDTDAAPPAS; encoded by the coding sequence ATGCAGATTTTTGCTCGCGTGGTCGAGATGCACAGTTTCACGCGTGCCGCCGAAAGCCTTTCCCTGCCCTCCTCACGCGTCACGCGGGCGGTGAAGGAGCTGGAGGCGTTCCTCGGCGTGCGCCTGCTGCAGCGGACCACGCGCCACATCAGCCTGACGCCCGAGGGTACGCATTACTACGATCATTGCCGCCGACTGCTGGCCGACATCGAGGCGGTGGAATCGGGATTTCCGGGCAGCGCCGGCCAGCCGCGAGGTCGCCTGCGCGTGGATATGACGCTGTCGCTGGCGCGGCTGGTGGTGATACCGGCCATCAAGGATTTCCATTGCCGCTTCCCGGACGTTGAGCTGACGCTGACGATGAATGACCGCACCGTCGAACTGGTGCAGGAAGGCATCGATTGCGTGATCCGCGCGGGCACGCCCGAGGATTCGCCGACGCTGGTGGCGCGTCGCATCGGCTCCTTCGAATGGGTGACCTGCGCCTCGCCCGACTACCTGGAGCGGCACGGCGCGCCGCGTACGCTGGAAGACCTGTCCCGGCACCACGCGGTCGGTTACCTGTCGACACGCACAGCCCGTCCGCTGGAGTGGCACTTCGTGGTCGACGGGGAAGAACGTTTCGTGCGCATGCGCGAGCGTCTGATCGTCAACGACACCGACGGCTACGTCGCCTGCGGGCTGGAGGGACTGGGGCTGATTCGCGCCGGCAGTTACATGGTGCGCCAGCACCTGACCAACGGCCGCCTGCGCCGAGTTCTGACCGCCTACTCGTCGCCGGCCGTGCCGCTGTCGGTGCTGTATCCGAAGAACCGTCACCTTTCTCCCACGGTGCGAGCGTTCGCCGATTGGGTCGGTGAGGTCCTGCGCGAGGCCGAGACAGGCTGGCGCATCGACACCGACGCCGCGCCGCCGGCGTCCTGA
- a CDS encoding efflux RND transporter periplasmic adaptor subunit encodes MNSLTKYRLAAATAALAVAGAGGVLWQHGSEAHAEAAAALPLVKYRPAVLRAVFDSQDFTGRLEAVDLVEVRPRVPGTLLAAHIKDGQHVRKGELLFTIDPAPFETLVRQAQATLAGVEERKRLADMEQARARRLLESNAIARREFDALDNAAREAAASLKGAQAALAHAQLQLGYTQVRAPIAGRVSRAEITTGNVVGAGGEAAPLTRIVSDGKLYASFNVDEQSYLRLIAPSLRDGKQPTVKVGLANDSAFPYTASIEAVDNQIDTRSGTVRVRARLDKVSPEMLPGLQARVRLQGSTAYDAVMVDDIVVGTDQDRKYVLIVNADNKVERRFVVLGSLQGKERVLSSGVDADARVIVDGAFRAPPGTAVSAVAAEVPEAAGALRGGRS; translated from the coding sequence ATGAACTCCCTAACAAAGTATCGCCTGGCAGCGGCAACAGCTGCCCTCGCGGTGGCTGGCGCCGGTGGCGTGCTTTGGCAGCATGGCTCCGAAGCGCACGCCGAGGCGGCCGCCGCGCTCCCCTTGGTCAAGTACCGGCCGGCCGTGCTGCGCGCAGTATTCGATTCGCAAGACTTCACCGGCCGCCTGGAAGCGGTGGATCTGGTCGAGGTGCGTCCTCGTGTGCCCGGCACCTTGCTGGCGGCGCATATCAAGGATGGCCAGCACGTGCGCAAAGGGGAGCTACTGTTCACGATCGACCCGGCGCCGTTCGAGACTCTGGTGCGTCAGGCGCAGGCTACGCTGGCCGGTGTCGAGGAACGCAAGCGCCTGGCCGACATGGAGCAGGCGCGTGCGCGCCGGCTGCTGGAGTCGAACGCCATTGCGCGCAGGGAGTTCGATGCGTTGGACAATGCGGCACGCGAAGCGGCGGCCTCGCTCAAGGGAGCGCAGGCCGCATTGGCGCATGCGCAGCTGCAATTGGGGTACACCCAGGTCCGGGCGCCGATCGCGGGACGCGTGTCGCGCGCGGAAATCACCACCGGCAACGTGGTCGGCGCCGGCGGCGAAGCAGCGCCGCTGACCAGGATTGTCTCCGACGGCAAGCTCTATGCCTCCTTCAACGTCGACGAGCAAAGCTACCTGCGCCTGATCGCCCCATCGCTGCGCGACGGAAAGCAGCCGACGGTCAAGGTCGGCCTGGCCAACGACAGCGCATTCCCCTATACAGCGTCCATCGAAGCGGTCGATAACCAGATAGATACGCGCTCCGGTACCGTGCGTGTACGCGCGCGCCTGGACAAGGTGAGCCCCGAGATGCTGCCCGGCCTGCAGGCGCGCGTGCGACTGCAGGGATCGACGGCGTACGACGCCGTGATGGTGGATGACATCGTGGTCGGCACTGACCAAGACCGAAAGTATGTGCTGATCGTAAACGCCGACAACAAGGTCGAGCGCCGCTTCGTCGTGCTGGGCAGCCTGCAGGGCAAGGAACGCGTGCTGAGCAGCGGTGTTGATGCCGACGCGCGGGTGATCGTCGATGGCGCCTTCCGCGCGCCGCCCGGCACCGCGGTGTCGGCGGTTGCCGCCGAAGTACCCGAAGCCGCCGGCGCACTGCGCGGAGGCCGTTCATGA
- a CDS encoding efflux RND transporter permease subunit: protein MNISRFFIDRPIFACVLSALILLAGVVASFSMPVSEYPQVIPPSVVVHAQYPGANAKTIAETVAAPLEQSINGVENMLYMDSKASGDGHLYLTVTFKLGTDPDRAQQFVQTRVSQAQARLPEDVQRLGVTAVKNSPVITIAVHMVSPKGTYDNNYISNYAILHVRDRLAKINGVGDVAIWGPGGYAMRVWLDPAALAERGLSASDVAAAIRRQNIQAAVGTIGSAPTTPDTVFQLNVSADGRLKTPEEFKGIVIKSDTHGAITRLGDVARVELGAEDYGIRATLDNAPAVAVTVQEAPGANSLEISRDVHRIMRELEKDFPEDVVYRVVYEPSRAVQTGIEAVVETLLEAVALVVLVVFLFLQTWRASIIPLLAVPISIVGTFTFLLLAGYSINTLSLFGLVVAIGIVVDDAIVVVENVERNIARGLSPREATYQAMREVSGPIIAIALTLSAVFLPLAFLSGLTGEFYKQFAVTIAISTLISAFNSLTLSPVLSALLLKPHGAAPDTVTRLTQRLFGGFFVRFNRGFDRASEGYGGRVGGLVRHKGAMLAVYAVLLVATWWLTDHVPGGFVPAQDKEYLVSMAQLPEGSTLDRTEATMNRMNEIALRHPAVMGTSGYSGLSINGVTKSSSTALTFVLLKPFKDRPGVSADQVMADLNREYSSIGHAFTAVFPAPPVFGLGTTGGFKLQIEDRADLGYEALYKATQAFIKKAAEAPELSPLYSTYTVNVPQLKLDIDRAKGQQLGVDTPAVLSTLQSFLGSYYVNDFNFLGRVYQVRMQADAKFRAKPDDIGQLHVRSESGQMVPLGSLLTVSQTYGPDQVVRYNGFTAADINGSPAPGYSSDQAMEAIQRIAAETLPPGMTYEWTDLTYQKIIAGNSAVWILPLCVLLVFFVLAAQYESLTLPFAIILIIPMSIFSALLGVWLTRGDNNIFTQIGLIVLVGLASKNAILIVEFARELEMAGMSTLKAVIEACRLRLRPILMTSLAFIMGVIPLVLSSGAGAEMRHAMGISVFFGMLGVTLFGLFLTPLFYVTVRALSGGRPLHSAAHHEAPVTVPHHIDTKQPEGQA from the coding sequence ATGAACATCTCCAGATTCTTCATTGACCGGCCGATCTTCGCCTGCGTGCTGTCGGCGCTGATCCTGCTGGCAGGCGTGGTGGCTTCGTTCAGCATGCCTGTCTCGGAATACCCCCAGGTTATCCCGCCGTCGGTGGTGGTGCACGCCCAGTATCCGGGCGCCAATGCCAAGACTATCGCCGAGACGGTCGCCGCGCCGTTGGAGCAATCCATCAACGGCGTCGAGAACATGCTCTACATGGACTCCAAGGCCAGCGGCGACGGTCATTTGTACCTGACGGTCACCTTCAAGCTGGGTACCGATCCGGATCGCGCACAGCAGTTCGTCCAGACCCGAGTCTCGCAGGCTCAGGCGCGCCTGCCCGAGGACGTGCAGCGTCTGGGCGTCACCGCCGTCAAGAACTCGCCCGTGATTACCATCGCGGTGCACATGGTGTCGCCCAAGGGCACCTATGACAACAACTACATCAGCAACTACGCCATCCTGCACGTGCGGGACCGCCTGGCAAAGATCAACGGTGTGGGCGACGTGGCAATCTGGGGACCCGGCGGCTATGCCATGCGTGTCTGGCTGGATCCGGCCGCGCTGGCCGAGCGCGGATTGAGCGCGAGCGACGTCGCGGCAGCCATCCGCCGCCAGAACATCCAGGCCGCGGTGGGCACTATCGGCAGCGCGCCGACCACGCCCGATACCGTGTTCCAGCTCAACGTCAGTGCCGACGGCCGCCTGAAGACGCCCGAGGAGTTCAAGGGCATCGTCATCAAATCCGATACCCATGGCGCCATCACGCGCCTGGGCGATGTCGCCCGCGTGGAACTGGGCGCCGAGGACTACGGCATCCGCGCGACCCTGGACAACGCCCCGGCCGTCGCCGTGACCGTGCAGGAAGCACCGGGCGCGAACTCGCTGGAGATTTCGCGCGATGTGCACCGGATCATGAGGGAGCTCGAAAAAGACTTCCCCGAGGATGTGGTCTATCGCGTGGTCTATGAACCCAGCCGGGCCGTGCAGACTGGTATCGAGGCGGTGGTCGAGACGCTGCTGGAGGCGGTGGCGCTGGTGGTGCTGGTGGTGTTCCTGTTCCTGCAGACCTGGCGCGCGTCCATCATTCCGCTGCTGGCGGTGCCGATTTCCATCGTCGGCACGTTCACCTTCCTGCTGCTGGCGGGCTATTCGATCAATACGCTTTCGCTATTCGGGCTGGTGGTAGCCATCGGCATCGTGGTCGACGATGCCATCGTGGTGGTCGAGAACGTGGAGCGCAACATCGCACGCGGATTGAGTCCGCGCGAAGCAACCTACCAGGCCATGCGCGAAGTCAGCGGGCCCATCATTGCCATTGCGCTCACGCTGTCGGCGGTGTTCCTGCCGCTGGCTTTCCTGAGCGGCCTGACTGGTGAGTTCTACAAGCAATTCGCGGTCACCATTGCGATTTCCACGTTGATCTCGGCGTTCAACTCGCTGACGTTGTCGCCGGTGCTGTCGGCGTTGCTGCTCAAGCCGCACGGCGCCGCCCCGGATACCGTGACGCGCCTGACGCAGCGCCTGTTCGGTGGTTTCTTCGTGCGCTTCAACCGCGGCTTTGATCGCGCCTCGGAAGGATACGGCGGCCGTGTCGGCGGTCTGGTCAGGCACAAGGGCGCCATGCTGGCCGTGTACGCGGTGCTGCTGGTGGCTACCTGGTGGCTGACAGACCATGTTCCAGGCGGCTTCGTGCCGGCGCAGGACAAGGAGTACCTGGTCAGCATGGCCCAGCTGCCGGAAGGTTCGACGCTGGACCGAACCGAGGCCACCATGAACCGCATGAACGAGATCGCCCTCAGGCACCCGGCGGTGATGGGCACCTCGGGCTACAGCGGGCTGTCGATCAACGGCGTCACCAAGAGCTCCAGCACCGCGCTGACCTTCGTCCTGCTCAAGCCTTTCAAGGATCGTCCGGGCGTGAGCGCCGACCAGGTCATGGCCGATCTGAATCGCGAATACAGCAGCATCGGTCACGCTTTCACGGCGGTTTTCCCGGCGCCACCGGTGTTCGGGCTGGGCACCACCGGCGGCTTCAAGCTGCAGATCGAGGATCGTGCCGACCTCGGCTACGAGGCGCTGTACAAGGCAACCCAGGCCTTCATCAAGAAAGCCGCCGAAGCACCTGAGCTGAGTCCACTGTACTCGACCTACACCGTCAACGTGCCGCAGCTCAAGCTCGACATCGATCGTGCCAAGGGCCAACAGCTGGGCGTGGATACACCGGCGGTGCTGAGCACGCTGCAATCCTTCCTCGGCTCGTACTACGTCAACGACTTCAACTTCCTGGGGCGCGTCTATCAGGTGCGCATGCAAGCCGACGCCAAATTCCGCGCCAAGCCGGACGACATAGGACAACTGCACGTGCGCAGCGAATCCGGGCAGATGGTGCCGCTGGGATCGCTGCTGACGGTCAGCCAGACCTACGGTCCGGACCAAGTGGTGCGCTACAACGGCTTCACCGCCGCCGATATCAACGGCAGCCCGGCGCCCGGTTACTCCTCGGACCAGGCGATGGAGGCGATCCAGCGTATCGCGGCCGAGACCCTGCCGCCCGGAATGACCTATGAATGGACCGACCTGACCTACCAGAAGATCATCGCCGGCAACAGCGCGGTGTGGATCCTGCCGCTATGCGTGCTGCTGGTGTTCTTCGTGCTGGCCGCCCAATATGAGAGCCTGACCTTGCCGTTCGCGATCATCCTGATCATCCCGATGAGCATCTTCTCGGCGCTCCTGGGCGTGTGGCTGACCAGGGGCGACAACAACATCTTCACCCAGATCGGCCTGATCGTGCTGGTCGGCCTGGCCTCGAAGAACGCCATCCTGATCGTCGAGTTCGCCCGCGAACTGGAGATGGCGGGTATGTCTACGCTGAAGGCCGTGATCGAGGCTTGTCGCCTGCGCCTGCGTCCCATCCTGATGACCTCGCTGGCCTTCATCATGGGCGTCATCCCGCTGGTGCTGTCGAGCGGCGCCGGCGCAGAAATGCGCCATGCCATGGGCATCTCGGTGTTCTTCGGTATGCTGGGTGTGACCCTGTTCGGACTGTTCCTGACGCCGCTGTTCTACGTGACCGTGCGGGCGCTGAGCGGAGGGCGGCCGTTGCATTCGGCGGCTCACCATGAGGCGCCTGTAACCGTCCCCCATCACATCGATACGAAGCAGCCGGAGGGCCAAGCATGA
- a CDS encoding efflux transporter outer membrane subunit, with product MKHAIEPSRPAARMAKHAIALAAGVILLTACSLAPVEQRPELAIPAIFAESAHQSTSSLTPAEDPGRWQPAQPADQQRPSPWWQVFGDPLLVQLEEEALQANPDVSIAMARLKQARALNSRGESERWPEIDAGFGPTRQRSSGASAGRGDGAPASTQTLWRAQVSVAYEADLFGRVSSSVAAARADEAQQQALAHQMLLLVQADVAGTYFSLRQLEGELRLLRETTKLRADAVSLLEQRLGAGAVAQFVLDQARTELFTARAEQLALEQQHALSAHALAILLGKAPASFTLQAQPLQAIDVQLPAGMPSTLLERRPDIAAAERAMAAENARIGVARAAFFPSLSLTGSLGYESAELGNLARWSQRTFLLGPLVGAALSMPLFDGGRRRADVERVRGVYQERVAEYRKTVLQAFREVEDSLASMRTLDARIVQQRGAEQASSRVAAAAKARFDEGDVDYLTVVDAERTLLHSRQSLIQSEGARARATVDLVRALGGGWQSSAAELSDAGG from the coding sequence ATGAAGCACGCAATTGAACCCAGCCGGCCGGCGGCGCGCATGGCCAAGCACGCGATCGCCCTTGCGGCCGGAGTAATCCTGTTGACGGCATGTTCGCTGGCGCCGGTCGAGCAGCGGCCCGAGCTGGCGATCCCAGCGATATTCGCCGAGTCAGCGCATCAGTCGACGTCCTCGCTGACGCCCGCGGAAGACCCCGGTCGCTGGCAGCCGGCGCAGCCGGCGGATCAGCAACGGCCTTCGCCTTGGTGGCAGGTGTTCGGCGATCCGCTTCTAGTGCAGCTGGAGGAAGAAGCCCTGCAGGCCAATCCAGACGTTTCCATCGCGATGGCCCGCCTCAAGCAGGCACGGGCACTGAACTCGCGTGGCGAGTCGGAGCGCTGGCCGGAGATCGATGCCGGTTTCGGTCCGACCCGCCAGCGCAGCTCCGGCGCCTCGGCCGGTCGCGGCGACGGTGCGCCGGCCAGCACGCAAACGCTGTGGCGCGCCCAGGTCTCCGTTGCGTACGAGGCCGACCTGTTCGGGCGTGTGTCGTCCTCGGTTGCGGCGGCCCGGGCCGACGAGGCCCAGCAGCAGGCGCTGGCGCATCAGATGCTGCTGTTGGTGCAGGCTGACGTGGCGGGGACGTATTTCAGCCTGCGCCAGCTGGAAGGCGAACTGCGATTGCTCCGCGAGACCACCAAGCTGAGGGCGGACGCGGTGTCCTTGCTGGAGCAAAGGCTGGGTGCCGGCGCCGTGGCCCAGTTCGTACTGGACCAGGCCAGGACGGAGTTGTTTACTGCGCGTGCCGAACAGCTGGCTTTGGAGCAGCAGCATGCACTGTCAGCGCATGCGCTGGCGATCCTGCTAGGCAAGGCGCCGGCCTCATTCACGCTCCAGGCCCAGCCGCTGCAGGCGATCGACGTGCAGCTGCCAGCCGGCATGCCGTCGACGCTGCTGGAGCGACGTCCTGACATCGCCGCCGCCGAGCGTGCCATGGCTGCTGAGAATGCCCGTATCGGTGTGGCCAGGGCGGCGTTCTTCCCGTCACTGTCGCTGACCGGATCGTTGGGCTATGAGTCGGCGGAGCTGGGCAACCTAGCCCGCTGGTCGCAGCGCACCTTCCTGCTGGGCCCACTGGTGGGCGCCGCACTGAGCATGCCCTTGTTCGACGGCGGTCGACGCCGGGCCGATGTGGAGCGTGTACGCGGGGTCTACCAGGAGCGGGTAGCGGAGTATCGCAAGACCGTGCTGCAGGCCTTCCGCGAGGTCGAAGACTCACTGGCGTCGATGCGAACCCTCGATGCGCGCATTGTCCAGCAACGCGGCGCGGAGCAGGCTTCATCGCGTGTCGCCGCAGCCGCCAAGGCGCGCTTCGACGAAGGCGATGTCGACTACCTGACGGTGGTCGATGCCGAACGCACGCTGCTGCACAGCCGCCAGTCGCTCATCCAGTCCGAGGGAGCGCGCGCCCGCGCCACGGTCGATCTGGTACGGGCGTTGGGAGGTGGGTGGCAATCTTCTGCCGCCGAACTCTCCGACGCCGGCGGCTGA